A DNA window from Mytilus edulis chromosome 14, xbMytEdul2.2, whole genome shotgun sequence contains the following coding sequences:
- the LOC139502639 gene encoding uncharacterized protein: MGSKSKKNRVFGRSLGRHSRVRRGRHLGRPIYRIKKKSRNIKKDILKIKIKKIHNFYGTTLKKHMSNTSIYTAFSYGDNFRMRILKVKDLSPKGYRMMNLDCLQSHVSEITMHVCLCVEAMKVSSEGKTPIKLQTEVRSLGLASVMMAECQGCFKKFKFDTSPKVPGSKRYDVNVRAVWGSMVTGNGPAHLNELMATLNSPGLSQPTFTSIETDIGKWWHSILEQEMMLAGQEERRLAIDRNDYHHEVPAITVIVDGGWSKRTHKHSYNAAGGVAIIIGKETKKLLHIGVRNKYCYICGQNDNKPHTCFKNWDKDSQSMESDIILEGFKQAEEKHGLRYMRVVGDGDSSVFATIREGVPGWGRQVTKEECANHICKCYRSNLEKMVTENPLYKGRHHLSKTTRVRLVSALRCAIRFRSKELKEQTVDVSTAIKRLRHDIINSVNHVFGQHDHCSDFCRAKTQQTDTSSDINTCTSSNSDHSTASSPTIVKNSDEPDLLDCQIDFWSEGSSLASQEESRLGTTIQYSNVEQHIIKDVLTLLNRIAEKSDRLISNSTTNLAESWMHIRTKFDGGKVYNLCNRGSWHARCYGGALRMNLGPQWSCQAWETCTATEPGKHFTARYKRNEQLLKNSIRHKSKPDVKQKRWKRKISSLKGCTTRKARQSYGTDAIEVTTDVSTTALEKLQNDFLDTHINLSADQCKQITLSTVQQSQSGLWHSERHKRITASNFGSIIRRNPSLPINKFVRNLLYSQFKGNRHTRNGILQEDTTIEEYKLKKAEDNENIYVNKTGLVIHPTNKFLAASPDGIVTSSTDGTGLIEIKNLLHSKPINLFEAANSNNFCLITINGNLKLKENHPYFFQCHGLLNVCHKPWIDFVVRTLNPYQMFIQRIYRDVDLWENTLLPKLKAFFTKALLPELASPREGKSPGIREPGIWVSSILSLKSIQKQPCLKFSCLRNNI, translated from the coding sequence ATGGGCAGTAAAAGTAAAAAGAATAGAGTGTTTGGTAGAAGTCTGGGTAGGCATAGCAGAGTAAGGAGAGGGAGGCATTTAGGGAGACCTatttacagaattaaaaaaaaatctagaaacatcaaaaaagacattttgaagataaagataaagaaaatacataatttttatgGCACTACTTTGAAAAAACATATGTCAAACACCTCTATTTATACCGCATTTTCCTATGGTGATAACTTCAGAATGAGGATACTCAAAGTTAAAGACCTCAGTCCAAAAGGTTACAGAATGATGAACTTAGACTGTTTGCAATCACATGTGTCTGAAATAACAATGCATGTATGTTTATGTGTAGAGGCAATGAAGGTTTCGTCTGAAGGAAAAACTCCTATCAAGCTACAGACAGAGGTGAGATCGTTAGGTTTAGCCAGTGTGATGATGGCAGAGTGCCAAGGGTGTTTcaagaaatttaaatttgatacgAGTCCCAAGGTCCCTGGTTCAAAACGTTACGACGTCAATGTGCGTGCTGTTTGGGGTAGTATGGTCACTGGCAATGGCCCAGCACATCTGAATGAACTAATGGCCACATTGAATTCACCTGGTTTGTCTCAGCCAACTTTTACATCAATTGAAACTGACATTGGGAAATGGTGGCACTCTATATTAGAACAGGAGATGATGCTAGCGGGTCAGGAAGAAAGACGTTTGGCAATTGATAGGAATGATTACCATCATGAGGTTCCTGCTATTACAGTAATAGTAGATGGAGGTTGGTCAAAGAGGACTCATAAGCATTCCTATAACGCTGCAGGTGGGGTTGCTATAATAATTGGGAAAGAAACTAAGAAACTGCTACACATAGGTGTTCGGAATAAATACTGCTATATTTGTGGTCAGAATGACAATAAACCCCACACATGCTTTAAGAATTGGGACAAAGACAGCCAGTCCATGGAAAGTGACATTATTTTAGAAGGGTTTAAACAGGCAGAAGAAAAACATGGTTTGCGGTACATGAGAGTGGTAGGCGATGGGGACTCTTCTGTTTTTGCAACTATCAGGGAAGGAGTGCCAGGGTGGGGAAGACAGGTAACTAAGGAGGAATGCGCCAACCATATATGTAAATGTTATCGTTCCAACTTGGAAAAGATGGTTACTGAAAACCCACTGTACAAAGGGAGACATCATTTGTCTAAAACAACGAGAGTGCGCCTGGTTAGTGCATTAAGATGTGCCATCCGCTTTAGGTCAAAAGAACTAAAAGAACAAACAGTAGATGTATCAACAGCAATTAAACGACTTCGCCATGACATCATAAACTCGGTCAATCATGTTTTTGGTCAACATGATCACTGTTCTGACTTCTGCCGCGCTAAAACCCAACAAACAGATACATCATCTgatattaatacatgtacttcatCAAACTCTGATCATTCAACAGCATCTTCACCCACCATAGTAAAAAACTCTGATGAACCAGATCTTTTAGATTGTCAGATAGATTTCTGGTCAGAAGGATCGTCCTTGGCATCCCAGGAAGAGTCCAGACTTGGTACAACCATACAGTACAGTAATGTAGAACAACATATAATTAAGGATGTCTTGACCTTGCTTAACAGAATAGCTGAGAAATCTGACCGCCTTATCAGCAACAGTACAACTAACCTGGCAGAGAGTTGGATGCACATCCGAACCAAATTTGATGGAGGAAAGGTCTATAACCTTTGTAACCGTGGGTCATGGCATGCAAGATGCTATGGAGGAGCTCTTCGCATGAATTTAGGTCCGCAGTGGTCATGTCAGGCTTGGGAAACGTGTACAGCAACAGAACCAGGAAAACATTTTACAGCTAGGTACAAACGTAACGAACAGTTGCTTAAAAATTCCATTCGGCACAAATCAAAGCCAGATGTCAAACAAAAAAGATGGAAACGAAAAATCTCATCTCTGAAAGGCTGCACTACAAGGAAAGCTAGACAATCGTATGGTACAGATGCCATTGAGGTTACTACTGATGTATCTACCACAGCGCTTGAAAAACTTCAGAATGATTTTTTGGATACACACATCAATCTTTCGGCAGatcaatgtaaacaaattacACTATCAACAGTTCAACAGTCTCAATCTGGTCTTTGGCATTCTGAACGTCATAAAAGAATAACTGCTTCAAACTTTGGCTCCATCATTAGACGAAACCcatctttacctataaataaatttgtcCGTAATTTGCTGTACTCCCAATTCAAAGGAAATAGACATACACGAAATGGCATTCTACAAGAAGATACCACCATAGAGGAATATAAGCTTAAGAAAGCAGAAGATAATGAGAATATCTATGTGAATAAAACTGGTCTTGTTATTCACCCAACCAACAAATTTTTAGCTGCTAGTCCAGACGGGATTGTTACATCATCAACTGACGGCACTGgacttattgaaataaaaaacctTTTGCATTCAAAACCAATCAACCTTTTTGAAGCTGCTAATTCAAACAATTTCTGCCTGATTACTATCAATGGAAATTTGAAGTTGAAGGAAAATCACCCTTATTTTTTCCAATGCCATGGCCTTCTGAATGTTTGTCACAAACCATGGATAGACTTTGTTGTGCGTACACTGAATCCATATCAGATGTTTATACAGAGAATTTATCGAGATGTTGACCTTTGGGAGAACACTCTACTACCAAAACTCAAAGCTTTCTTCACTAAGGCACTTTTACCTGAACTTGCCTCACCACGAGAAGGAAAGAGCCCAGGCATTCGAGAACCTGGAATATGGGTGAGTTCAATATTAAGTTTGAAATCAATCCAAAAACAGCCTTGTTTAAAATTCAGTTGTTTACGGAACAACATTTGA
- the LOC139503269 gene encoding uncharacterized protein: protein MSFSVMHVLRRNIFQLSIIFIQFVDSKTSIKRKRKITSASTNRRKTKKQNPRPDTSSDSETANTQAKEPAQNRLTRGRQKQTKFVGRSIKQQWIIDEDANHKEWYKGTVVSLLKGTDGKLNAVYEVLFDGDDDVYEIDHLVADYHSGSVQFCDL, encoded by the exons ATGTCATTTTCTGTCATGCATGTATTGAGAAGAAACATCTTccaattatcaattatatttatACAG TTTGTTGATTCCAAAACCAGTataaaaagaaagagaaagaTAACATCAGCTTCAACGAATAGAAGAAAGACGAAAAAACAGAATCCAAGACCAGACACTTCATCAGACTCTGAAACAGCCAACACTCAAGCTAAAGAACCTGCACAAAATAGGCTAAC GAGAGGAAGGCAGAAACAGACCAAATTTGTTGGACGTAGCATTAAACAACAGTGGATAATTGACGAGGATGCAAACCATAAGGAATGGTACAAAGGAACAGTTGTTTCATTACTTAAAGGGACAGATGGAAAATTGAATGCAGTCTATGAAGTGTTGTTTGATGGAGATGATGATGTTTATGAAATTGACCATTTAGTTGCAGATTATCATTCTGGTTCTGTTCAATTTTGTGACTTATGA